The following proteins are co-located in the Pedobacter frigiditerrae genome:
- a CDS encoding MaoC/PaaZ C-terminal domain-containing protein, whose product MYFKSTFFEDYQLNEKRVTLGRTITETDFVVHAGHTGDFFPHHMDAEWCATQPFKQRIAHGTMIFSIGIGLTASEINPEAMSKGYDKLRFVKPVFIGDTIHSEVTISEKAEAKKPEYGTVTEHVEIINQRGEIVLVCDHLLVVKKK is encoded by the coding sequence ATGTATTTCAAATCAACATTTTTTGAAGATTACCAGTTAAACGAGAAACGTGTAACCTTGGGTCGCACCATTACAGAAACTGATTTTGTGGTTCATGCTGGTCACACAGGTGATTTTTTTCCTCATCATATGGATGCAGAATGGTGTGCAACACAACCGTTCAAGCAGCGTATTGCTCACGGTACAATGATTTTTAGCATCGGAATTGGATTAACAGCATCAGAAATAAACCCTGAAGCCATGTCTAAAGGTTACGATAAATTACGTTTTGTTAAACCTGTTTTTATTGGCGATACCATTCATTCGGAAGTGACCATTTCAGAAAAAGCAGAAGCTAAAAAACCAGAATACGGAACAGTAACCGAACACGTAGAAATCATCAACCAACGCGGAGAAATCGTTTTAGTATGCGACCATCTTTTAGTTGTGAAAAAGAAGTAG
- a CDS encoding glycoside hydrolase family 127 protein, protein MKDVTWTKGFWADRFKVATETMVPNMWAIYNDPKTSHAFKNFEIAAGLDTGSHKGPSFHDGDYYKTLEAMASLYASTGNPKLNEMMDKAIAVIAKSQREDGYIYTKAMIEQRKTGSKNQFQDRLSFEAYNIGHLMTAACVHYRATGKTSLLNVAKKATEYLYNFYKTASPTLARNAICPSHYMGVIEMYRTTKEPRYLELAKHLIAIKGKIDDGTDDNQDRIPFLQQKKATGHAVRASYLYAGVADLYSETGNDSLMKSLNLMWNDVNSHKMYVTGGLGSLYDGTSPDGTSYNPNDVQKIHQAFGRDYQLPNFTAHNETCANIGNVLWNWRMLQLTGDAKYADVMELALHNSVLSGISLNGKNFLYTNPLAQSDNLPFKQRWSKDRVPYISLSNCCPPNVVRTIAEVSAYAYSVSDKGIWFNLYGGNKVNTKLADGAKISLSEVTNYPWDGNIKVSVNETAGKAYSMFFRIPGWTSNAKININGKPSNIVAKSGTYAEVNRTWKVGDVVELILPMEAQLIESNPLVEENRNQVAVKRGPVVYCLESNDFQGKNIFNAVIPSSIMLKAMPITIDGAQMMSLEGFAKLRAKTDWTNTLYHPISKTNETTPIKLVPYFAWGNRGHSEMSVWLPLSR, encoded by the coding sequence ATGAAGGATGTAACTTGGACAAAGGGTTTCTGGGCAGACCGTTTTAAGGTGGCAACTGAAACTATGGTGCCAAATATGTGGGCAATTTATAACGACCCTAAAACCAGCCACGCTTTTAAAAACTTTGAAATTGCTGCCGGATTAGATACTGGAAGCCATAAAGGACCCTCTTTCCATGATGGCGATTATTACAAAACCTTAGAAGCAATGGCAAGTTTGTACGCTTCAACTGGTAATCCGAAATTGAATGAAATGATGGATAAAGCCATTGCGGTTATTGCTAAATCACAACGTGAAGATGGTTATATCTACACCAAAGCAATGATTGAACAACGCAAAACAGGCTCAAAAAACCAGTTTCAAGATAGGTTAAGTTTCGAAGCCTATAATATTGGGCATTTAATGACAGCTGCTTGTGTGCATTACCGTGCTACGGGGAAAACATCTCTTTTAAACGTAGCTAAAAAAGCAACAGAATATCTGTACAATTTCTATAAAACAGCATCCCCAACATTGGCTCGAAATGCAATTTGTCCTTCTCATTATATGGGTGTAATAGAAATGTATCGCACTACGAAAGAGCCAAGATATTTAGAACTGGCCAAACATCTCATCGCCATTAAAGGTAAAATTGATGATGGAACTGACGATAATCAAGATAGAATTCCATTTCTTCAACAGAAAAAAGCCACTGGTCACGCTGTTAGGGCAAGTTATTTATATGCTGGCGTAGCCGATTTATATTCAGAAACTGGAAACGATAGTTTAATGAAATCTTTAAACTTGATGTGGAATGATGTAAATAGCCACAAAATGTATGTAACTGGTGGATTAGGTTCTTTATATGACGGAACTTCGCCAGATGGAACTTCTTATAACCCTAATGACGTACAAAAAATACATCAGGCATTTGGTAGAGATTATCAATTACCAAACTTTACGGCTCATAATGAAACCTGCGCCAACATTGGTAATGTACTTTGGAATTGGAGAATGTTGCAATTAACAGGCGATGCAAAATATGCTGATGTAATGGAATTAGCTTTGCATAACAGTGTTTTATCGGGCATCAGCCTAAATGGCAAAAACTTTTTATACACCAATCCGCTAGCGCAAAGCGATAATTTACCTTTTAAACAGCGCTGGTCTAAAGATAGGGTTCCCTACATTTCTTTATCCAATTGTTGTCCGCCAAATGTGGTGCGTACAATTGCCGAAGTAAGTGCTTATGCTTACAGCGTATCCGATAAAGGAATTTGGTTTAACCTGTATGGTGGCAACAAAGTAAATACTAAACTGGCAGATGGCGCTAAAATTAGCCTTTCTGAAGTAACCAATTATCCTTGGGATGGAAATATTAAGGTTTCGGTTAATGAAACTGCTGGTAAAGCTTATTCGATGTTTTTCCGCATACCAGGATGGACGAGCAATGCGAAAATCAACATCAATGGAAAACCTTCAAATATCGTAGCAAAATCTGGAACCTATGCAGAAGTAAATAGAACCTGGAAAGTTGGCGATGTAGTTGAATTGATTTTACCAATGGAAGCTCAATTAATCGAATCAAATCCATTGGTTGAAGAAAATAGAAATCAAGTAGCTGTTAAAAGGGGGCCAGTTGTTTACTGTCTAGAATCTAATGATTTCCAAGGAAAAAATATCTTCAACGCTGTTATCCCTTCTTCAATAATGTTAAAAGCAATGCCAATTACTATTGATGGCGCACAAATGATGAGCTTGGAAGGGTTTGCAAAATTGAGAGCAAAAACAGATTGGACAAATACACTTTATCATCCAATTTCAAAAACTAATGAAACCACTCCAATAAAACTTGTTCCATATTTTGCTTGGGGCAATAGAGGTCACTCAGAAATGTCGGTTTGGTTGCCGTTAAGCAGATAA
- a CDS encoding glycosyl hydrolase, whose protein sequence is MKPTFSKIFLFLLLCVFSFKLNAQQNDNAKPWVFWYWVQSGISKKEITADLEAMKTNGIGGAYLMTIKGGKSSTPSLYEKPVEQLTPEWWEMVKFAMDEAKRLDLKLGMHVSDGFALAGGPWITPELSMQKVVSSKITVNASDTKIKLPQPETKEGYYKDIAVYAYPSPIGTNQSTRTIIPKITASNGADASGLVKQGNKQNFGSSEPLYIQYEFEKPFTCRTVKIKVSGNNYQAQRLKIEVSNDGKTFRSIGRLEPPRHGWQDTDEDVTHSIVPTTAKIFRFVYDKTGSEPGSEDLDAAKWKPSLKLVNLELFAEAQINQFEGKNGSIWRIIRRTTNEQLPNNLCVPLNKMINLTAKLKADGSLDWKVPAGNWTILRIGHTSTGQTNATGGAAIGLEVDKFNPTAVKLQFNKWYGEALKRGGPEIASKVLSMFHVDSWECGSQNWSSNFKAEFLKRRGYDLTPYLPVMTGLPVQSASVSESFLYDVRKTISELVVDQFYKTLAALAKEKGVTFTAESIAPTMMSDGLLHYKTVDVPMGEFWLNSPTHDKPNDMLDAISGAHIYGKNIIQAEAFTTVRMDWNESPMNMKTLQDRNYALGINKLVYHVFTHNPWMDRKPGMTLDGVGLYFQRDQTWWNASKAWVDYATRTQNLLQQGKPVVDIVVFTGEELPRRSVLPDRLVSTLPGLFGADVVEAEKKRLANFGEPLRSIPAGVSHSANMADPENWVNPLRGYAYDSFNPDVLSTATVKNGEVVFASGASYKVLVIPGDMKMNPNYQYMSYEVVKKLVELVKAGAKIIVGEKPLYQIGLKKVSDVEFNGLVNQIWGGKFIEIKKDFKDNYNSTLEKVIGSGRVILAPFKRSSFIDIGIEPDLSVTEGCTSEMITFVKNIAYTHRKAIDKDIYFISNQLTEGRAVDFTFRIKDKIPVVFDAVSNQNTEVKEWYSFGEGTRFRMNLVPNQSLFVFFEKPTADTSYNTGNNWKIFKPIQNLSTNWQVKFNPSYGGPSTPVEFKTLTDWTLNADSTIKYYSGRATYTKTFNFEAKTTNKVWIDLGAFSSIAEVKINGIDCGTLWTAPFELEVSKALKQGENQIEIQITNTWANRLIGDSHLLVDKRITNTTAPFRLGGKPLNPAGLFGPVTLKIEEK, encoded by the coding sequence ATGAAACCAACGTTTAGCAAAATTTTCTTATTCCTTCTGCTTTGCGTCTTTAGCTTTAAGCTTAATGCACAGCAGAATGATAATGCTAAACCTTGGGTTTTTTGGTATTGGGTACAATCAGGTATTTCTAAAAAAGAAATTACAGCCGATTTAGAAGCAATGAAAACCAACGGAATTGGCGGTGCTTACCTCATGACTATCAAAGGTGGGAAATCATCAACTCCTTCATTATATGAAAAACCAGTAGAGCAATTAACGCCCGAATGGTGGGAGATGGTAAAGTTTGCCATGGATGAAGCCAAACGCTTGGATTTGAAATTAGGCATGCACGTAAGCGATGGTTTTGCCCTTGCTGGCGGACCTTGGATTACGCCAGAACTATCTATGCAAAAGGTAGTTTCATCGAAGATAACTGTCAATGCATCAGATACTAAAATTAAATTACCTCAACCAGAAACAAAGGAAGGTTATTATAAAGATATCGCTGTTTATGCTTATCCTTCACCGATAGGAACAAACCAATCTACACGAACAATTATTCCGAAAATTACAGCTAGTAATGGTGCGGATGCAAGTGGATTAGTTAAGCAAGGTAATAAACAAAACTTTGGTTCAAGCGAACCACTTTATATTCAGTATGAATTCGAAAAGCCTTTCACTTGTCGCACAGTTAAGATTAAGGTAAGCGGTAACAATTACCAAGCACAGCGATTAAAAATTGAAGTAAGTAATGATGGTAAAACCTTCCGTTCAATTGGGAGACTAGAACCACCAAGACATGGTTGGCAAGATACTGATGAGGATGTAACGCATTCCATCGTGCCAACTACAGCTAAAATTTTCCGTTTTGTGTATGATAAAACTGGTTCTGAACCTGGCTCAGAAGATTTAGATGCTGCAAAATGGAAACCTTCTTTAAAATTGGTAAACCTAGAATTATTTGCAGAAGCTCAAATTAATCAGTTTGAAGGTAAAAATGGCTCAATTTGGCGCATCATTAGAAGAACAACAAACGAGCAATTGCCAAATAATTTATGTGTGCCATTAAATAAAATGATTAACCTAACTGCAAAGTTAAAAGCTGATGGCAGTTTAGATTGGAAAGTGCCTGCAGGTAATTGGACAATCTTAAGAATTGGGCATACCTCAACAGGGCAAACAAATGCAACTGGTGGTGCTGCAATAGGATTAGAGGTTGATAAATTTAATCCGACAGCAGTAAAATTACAGTTTAACAAATGGTATGGAGAGGCTTTAAAACGTGGTGGACCAGAAATAGCTTCTAAAGTTTTAAGCATGTTCCATGTTGATAGCTGGGAATGCGGTAGCCAGAATTGGTCAAGTAATTTTAAGGCTGAGTTTTTAAAGCGCAGAGGATATGATTTAACGCCTTATCTTCCTGTTATGACTGGTTTACCTGTGCAAAGTGCTTCAGTTTCTGAAAGCTTTTTATATGATGTGAGAAAGACCATTTCTGAATTGGTTGTCGACCAGTTTTACAAAACCCTTGCAGCTTTAGCTAAAGAAAAAGGTGTAACATTTACCGCAGAAAGTATTGCGCCAACAATGATGAGTGATGGTTTATTACATTACAAAACCGTAGATGTGCCAATGGGCGAATTTTGGTTGAACAGTCCAACTCACGATAAACCAAATGATATGTTAGATGCTATTTCTGGTGCTCATATCTATGGCAAGAACATTATTCAAGCTGAAGCTTTTACCACGGTAAGAATGGACTGGAATGAAAGTCCGATGAATATGAAAACCTTGCAAGACCGAAATTATGCCTTAGGAATAAATAAATTGGTTTATCACGTTTTTACGCATAATCCCTGGATGGATAGAAAGCCAGGAATGACTTTAGATGGTGTTGGTCTGTATTTTCAACGTGACCAGACTTGGTGGAATGCTAGTAAAGCTTGGGTTGATTATGCTACAAGAACACAAAATTTATTACAACAAGGTAAACCTGTAGTTGATATTGTTGTGTTTACAGGAGAAGAACTGCCTCGTCGCTCAGTATTGCCAGATAGATTAGTTTCTACTTTGCCAGGTCTTTTTGGAGCCGATGTAGTTGAAGCTGAAAAGAAACGTTTAGCAAACTTTGGTGAGCCTTTAAGGTCAATTCCAGCTGGCGTTTCTCATTCGGCTAATATGGCCGACCCAGAGAATTGGGTAAACCCATTGAGGGGTTATGCTTATGATAGTTTTAATCCTGATGTTTTAAGCACAGCAACCGTAAAGAATGGGGAAGTTGTATTTGCTAGTGGTGCATCTTATAAGGTTTTGGTTATTCCAGGTGATATGAAAATGAACCCAAATTACCAATATATGAGCTATGAAGTGGTAAAGAAATTGGTAGAGTTGGTAAAGGCAGGTGCAAAGATTATAGTTGGAGAAAAACCATTATATCAAATTGGATTAAAGAAAGTTAGCGATGTTGAGTTTAATGGTTTAGTTAATCAAATTTGGGGAGGAAAGTTTATTGAAATTAAGAAGGATTTTAAAGATAATTATAACTCAACTTTAGAAAAAGTAATCGGCTCTGGGAGAGTAATTCTAGCACCTTTTAAAAGGTCAAGTTTTATTGATATTGGAATAGAACCGGATTTGTCGGTAACTGAGGGCTGTACTTCAGAAATGATAACTTTTGTTAAAAACATTGCTTATACTCACCGGAAAGCCATAGATAAAGATATTTATTTTATATCTAATCAACTAACAGAAGGAAGAGCAGTTGATTTTACTTTCCGAATTAAAGATAAAATTCCTGTTGTTTTTGATGCAGTTAGTAATCAGAATACTGAAGTAAAAGAATGGTACTCTTTTGGTGAAGGTACAAGATTTAGAATGAATTTGGTTCCTAATCAATCTCTGTTCGTATTTTTTGAAAAGCCAACAGCTGATACTTCATATAATACTGGAAATAATTGGAAAATCTTTAAACCCATCCAAAATCTTTCTACAAACTGGCAAGTCAAATTCAATCCATCTTATGGTGGTCCATCAACACCTGTTGAATTTAAAACTTTAACCGACTGGACATTAAATGCAGATAGCACCATCAAATATTATTCTGGTAGAGCAACTTATACCAAAACATTCAACTTTGAAGCTAAAACAACCAATAAAGTTTGGATAGATTTAGGTGCTTTCTCCAGCATCGCTGAAGTAAAAATAAACGGAATTGATTGTGGTACTTTATGGACTGCACCATTTGAATTAGAAGTAAGCAAGGCTTTAAAACAAGGCGAAAACCAAATCGAAATACAAATAACAAATACTTGGGCTAATCGTTTAATTGGAGATAGTCATTTGCTTGTTGATAAACGAATTACAAATACTACTGCACCTTTTCGTTTAGGTGGAAAACCATTAAATCCCGCTGGTTTATTTGGGCCAGTTACCCTTAAAATTGAAGAGAAATAA
- a CDS encoding ribulose-bisphosphate carboxylase large subunit family protein: protein MERITATYYIETPLDIEKAAQVLAGEQSSGTFIAVPGETEELKQRFAARVEFIERLDSSSEPSIPSVKLKPGTYQRAMVKVSWSIENFGYNLPVLVSTLQGNLYELTQFTGLKLMDIEFPASFANAYKGPRFGIEGCRKLTNVYERPLIGTIIKPSIGMSPEQTATLVKTLAEAGIDFIKDDELLGSSANSPFAKRVDTIMDVINAQADKTGKKVMYAFNISDEMDQMQRNYEKVVNAGGTSAMISLNSVGLAGVKKICDNGQLAIHGHRNGWGMLNRHPLLGIEFPAYQKLWRLSGVDQIHVNGIQNKFWESDDSVVTSIEACLKPFLGGSVLPVVSSGQWGGQAPETYRRTKTVDLLYMAGGGIMAHPDGTTGGVLALQQAWQGAVEGLSIEQIAAKHPEFNSSVRLFGKK from the coding sequence ATGGAAAGAATTACCGCTACATATTACATAGAAACACCGCTTGATATAGAAAAAGCTGCGCAAGTTTTGGCTGGTGAGCAATCATCAGGCACTTTTATAGCCGTTCCTGGTGAAACTGAAGAGCTGAAACAACGCTTTGCCGCTAGAGTTGAGTTTATTGAAAGATTAGATTCTTCTAGTGAACCATCAATTCCAAGCGTAAAATTGAAACCTGGCACTTACCAAAGAGCAATGGTTAAAGTTTCCTGGTCGATAGAAAATTTTGGTTACAACTTACCAGTTTTGGTTTCTACCTTACAAGGTAATTTATACGAATTAACTCAATTTACCGGCTTAAAGCTGATGGATATTGAGTTTCCTGCATCTTTTGCAAATGCTTATAAAGGTCCGAGATTCGGAATTGAAGGATGTAGGAAATTAACGAATGTTTACGAGAGACCATTAATTGGCACCATCATTAAACCAAGCATCGGAATGTCTCCTGAGCAAACTGCAACTTTGGTTAAAACATTAGCAGAAGCTGGCATCGATTTTATCAAAGATGATGAATTGTTAGGCTCATCAGCAAATTCTCCTTTTGCAAAAAGGGTTGATACAATTATGGATGTAATTAATGCACAAGCTGATAAAACTGGTAAAAAAGTAATGTACGCTTTTAATATCAGCGATGAAATGGACCAAATGCAGCGGAACTATGAGAAAGTTGTAAATGCAGGAGGAACATCGGCAATGATTAGCTTAAATAGTGTTGGCTTGGCAGGAGTCAAGAAGATTTGTGACAATGGACAATTGGCCATTCACGGACATAGAAATGGTTGGGGAATGTTAAATCGTCATCCTCTGTTAGGGATTGAGTTTCCTGCTTATCAGAAATTGTGGCGTTTATCAGGTGTTGACCAAATTCACGTGAATGGCATTCAGAATAAGTTTTGGGAGTCTGATGATTCAGTAGTGACTTCAATTGAAGCTTGTTTGAAACCATTTTTAGGTGGTTCAGTTTTGCCTGTGGTTTCTTCTGGGCAATGGGGCGGACAAGCGCCTGAGACTTATCGTAGAACGAAAACAGTTGACCTATTGTACATGGCTGGAGGCGGAATTATGGCTCATCCAGACGGGACAACTGGTGGTGTTTTGGCATTGCAACAAGCTTGGCAAGGTGCGGTTGAGGGTTTGTCTATTGAGCAAATCGCAGCTAAACATCCAGAATTTAATAGTTCAGTAAGGTTATTCGGTAAAAAATAA
- the fucP gene encoding L-fucose:H+ symporter permease → MNHTNQPELITADENSSGKKYLLPFILVISLFFLWGMAHNLDSFLIPHLKKACDLNNRQSTLIDTSVFLAYFLMAIPAGMILKRFGYKTSMIAGILVFATGAFLFVPAANSLSYITFLIALFIIGCGLTILETTANPYAAVLGEPAKSTWRLNLAASFNGLAAPVAGYVGATFILSGKSYSKVELAAMTELNRNSYFMEEASSVKMPYIVLGSVLVVIALIFCFINFPEIKTKSIDGEAKGSFIGSLRHKHLRSAVIAQFFYVGAQVCVTSFFVRMAQQGGGLDEKTAGYYYAVYGTLFMVGRFAGTALLRFIASQKLLSIYAVVSVVLCLIAILGQGQYVVYALGGLGFFMSIMFPTIFGLGIEGIGDDTKPGSSWLIMSIVGGAIIPLGMATLIDMNNDNIQIGYSIPLVCFLVILYFGLKGYKIAHK, encoded by the coding sequence ATGAACCACACCAATCAACCTGAACTAATTACTGCTGATGAAAACTCATCTGGCAAAAAGTATTTATTGCCCTTTATCCTTGTTATCAGCCTGTTTTTCCTCTGGGGAATGGCACATAACTTAGATTCATTTCTAATACCTCACTTAAAAAAAGCCTGTGATTTAAATAACAGACAATCTACCTTGATAGATACGTCTGTTTTTTTAGCTTATTTCTTGATGGCAATTCCTGCCGGGATGATTTTAAAAAGATTCGGCTACAAAACGAGTATGATTGCAGGAATATTAGTATTTGCTACAGGAGCATTTTTATTTGTACCCGCTGCTAACTCTCTTTCATATATAACATTCTTAATAGCTTTATTTATCATTGGTTGTGGCTTAACTATTTTAGAAACAACAGCAAATCCATATGCTGCTGTTCTTGGAGAACCAGCTAAATCCACTTGGAGATTGAATTTGGCGGCTTCATTTAATGGTTTGGCTGCACCTGTCGCAGGCTATGTAGGTGCCACTTTTATCTTATCAGGAAAAAGTTACTCCAAAGTGGAGTTAGCTGCAATGACGGAGCTTAATCGAAACTCTTATTTTATGGAGGAAGCGTCGTCTGTGAAAATGCCATATATTGTATTAGGTAGTGTTTTAGTAGTTATTGCGTTAATTTTTTGTTTTATCAATTTTCCAGAAATAAAGACAAAAAGTATTGATGGAGAAGCAAAGGGTAGCTTTATTGGTTCACTAAGACATAAGCATTTAAGGTCAGCAGTTATTGCACAGTTTTTTTATGTAGGTGCTCAAGTATGTGTAACTAGCTTTTTTGTTAGAATGGCACAACAAGGGGGGGGCTTAGATGAAAAAACAGCAGGTTATTATTATGCTGTCTATGGAACTTTATTTATGGTTGGCAGATTTGCAGGAACTGCTTTATTAAGGTTTATTGCTTCACAAAAGCTACTTTCAATTTATGCTGTTGTTTCTGTTGTGCTTTGCTTAATTGCAATTCTTGGTCAAGGTCAATATGTTGTTTATGCCCTGGGAGGTTTGGGTTTCTTTATGTCTATTATGTTTCCAACTATTTTTGGTTTAGGTATTGAAGGCATTGGAGATGATACAAAACCAGGGTCATCTTGGTTAATCATGTCAATTGTTGGTGGTGCTATTATTCCCCTAGGAATGGCAACTTTAATAGATATGAATAATGATAACATCCAAATTGGTTACAGTATTCCATTAGTTTGCTTTTTAGTTATTCTTTATTTCGGATTAAAAGGTTATAAAATCGCTCATAAATAG
- a CDS encoding aspartate/glutamate racemase family protein, translating to MKKTLGLVHTSATLVPVFQKLCSEYLPDVNVFNIVDDSLIKDVITRNELTKLTARRVVDYVGSAELAGADIILVTCSSIGAAVEASAELTTVPVLRVDQPMADLAVKTGKRIGVIATLPTTLGPTSDLVKRRAAIAGKEIELTSKLCEGAFEALMGGNPEIHDEMVAKALIELSAQVDVIVLAQASMSRVVDTLQESQKKVPILASPTLAIQHIAQLLNS from the coding sequence ATGAAAAAAACACTTGGACTTGTCCATACCTCAGCTACATTAGTTCCAGTTTTTCAAAAATTGTGTAGTGAATATTTGCCAGATGTAAACGTATTCAACATTGTTGATGATAGTCTAATTAAAGATGTAATCACTAGAAATGAGCTTACAAAACTAACAGCTAGAAGAGTAGTAGATTATGTAGGTTCGGCAGAATTAGCTGGCGCTGATATCATTTTGGTAACCTGTTCATCAATTGGTGCAGCAGTAGAGGCATCGGCAGAACTAACGACCGTTCCTGTTTTACGTGTTGACCAGCCAATGGCAGATTTAGCTGTAAAAACTGGAAAAAGAATAGGAGTGATTGCTACTTTACCAACCACTTTAGGGCCGACGAGTGATTTAGTAAAACGCAGAGCTGCAATTGCTGGGAAAGAAATAGAATTAACTTCTAAGTTATGCGAAGGTGCTTTTGAAGCATTGATGGGTGGTAATCCAGAAATACACGATGAAATGGTAGCCAAAGCATTGATCGAACTCTCTGCTCAAGTAGATGTAATTGTGTTGGCACAGGCATCAATGTCTAGAGTGGTTGATACCTTACAAGAATCACAAAAGAAAGTCCCAATTTTGGCTAGTCCGACATTGGCCATACAGCACATTGCGCAACTTTTAAATAGCTGA
- a CDS encoding four-carbon acid sugar kinase family protein — MENSTNRLLIAYYGDDFTGSTDALEFLSRAGIKTMLFIEAPTLAQLKNYPDLQAIGVAGMSRTMSPIEMEDILTPAFADLAKLNPKHVHYKVCSTFDSSPTIGSIGKAIEIGAAVFKSKFVPVLVAAPVLGRYMLFGNLFARMGIGSAGAIYRLDRHPSMSKHPVTPADESDIRMHLAKQTDKSIGLFNILDLHQYQEAPKDLEFTNDIVLFDALEEQDLASIGEIIEAQTSQEKILFSAGSSGIEMALGAYWQQSGLLKSEQKWEIVKVDGPILIASGSCSAVTSTQISFALHKGFAEVAIDTVSLANLVVSSDLSENMDVLKQVAETYASRVVELFNKGKNIIIHTSLGTDDKRVLETDKLFINKGLHKSTTAKLYGTLLGQIATLVAEKTSLKRIIVAGGDTSSYAARAMGIEAVEMIAPLSPGAPLCKAYASNTAINHLQIAFKGGQVGKEDFFLMAAKDIDSNQI; from the coding sequence ATGGAGAACTCAACAAATAGATTGTTAATTGCTTACTACGGAGATGATTTTACGGGCTCAACTGATGCCTTAGAATTTTTGAGCAGAGCAGGAATTAAAACAATGTTATTTATTGAAGCACCAACACTAGCTCAGCTTAAAAACTATCCAGATTTACAAGCAATTGGTGTGGCAGGAATGAGCAGAACGATGTCTCCAATAGAAATGGAAGATATACTAACTCCAGCATTTGCTGATTTAGCCAAACTTAATCCCAAACACGTTCACTATAAAGTTTGCTCAACTTTTGATTCATCACCAACGATTGGAAGTATCGGCAAAGCCATAGAAATTGGTGCTGCTGTTTTCAAATCTAAGTTCGTTCCTGTATTGGTAGCAGCACCAGTTTTAGGTAGGTATATGCTGTTCGGCAACCTGTTCGCAAGAATGGGAATTGGAAGTGCAGGCGCTATTTACCGCTTGGATAGACACCCATCGATGAGCAAACATCCTGTAACACCAGCTGATGAAAGTGATATCAGGATGCATTTAGCGAAACAAACGGATAAAAGCATTGGCCTATTCAATATTTTAGATTTACATCAATATCAAGAAGCGCCAAAAGATTTAGAATTTACAAATGATATTGTCCTTTTCGATGCATTAGAAGAACAGGATTTAGCTTCAATTGGAGAAATAATTGAGGCACAAACTAGTCAAGAAAAGATACTTTTTTCTGCTGGTTCATCGGGCATAGAAATGGCATTGGGTGCTTATTGGCAACAAAGTGGATTGTTAAAATCAGAACAAAAATGGGAGATAGTCAAAGTTGATGGTCCCATTCTAATTGCTTCCGGAAGTTGTTCTGCAGTTACCTCAACGCAAATCAGCTTTGCTTTACATAAAGGATTTGCAGAAGTGGCAATTGATACAGTTTCTTTAGCTAATCTTGTTGTCTCATCAGATTTATCTGAGAATATGGATGTGCTAAAACAGGTTGCAGAAACCTATGCATCCAGAGTTGTCGAGCTGTTTAATAAAGGTAAAAACATCATCATCCATACCAGTTTAGGAACCGATGATAAACGTGTTTTAGAAACAGATAAATTATTTATAAATAAAGGTTTACACAAATCAACTACAGCTAAACTTTATGGAACTTTGTTAGGACAAATCGCAACATTGGTTGCTGAAAAAACTTCCTTAAAAAGAATTATTGTTGCTGGTGGAGATACATCCAGCTATGCTGCAAGAGCAATGGGAATAGAAGCGGTAGAAATGATAGCTCCACTTTCACCAGGAGCACCATTGTGTAAAGCTTATGCATCAAATACTGCAATTAATCATTTACAAATCGCATTTAAAGGCGGACAAGTTGGGAAAGAAGATTTCTTCCTTATGGCCGCAAAAGATATAGATTCAAACCAAATATAA